GCCGGAGAAAAAGCGGAGTTAGCGGGATATGTGGGATAAGAAAGCTAACTAGCCGCTCCCGCGGGCTCTGGCGAGGCCGGTTTCCAGTTGACCAGGTTCACGGGCACGCCCCGCAACCGCCCCTCGTCCATCCTGGCGGATAGCCCGGCGTCCATCACAGTCGCGAGCGCACCGGCCATCAGAAGTATTCCGCGTCCTCGTCCGAGCCCTCCTGCGCGCCTCCGACATTGTTGTTATCGGGGGGTACAGGGGGTACAGCATTGATTTCATTATCATAATCTGTACCCCCGGCTGTACCACCGTGGGGGTCCGGGGGTACAGCTCCGCTCGCGAATGTACCCCCTGTACCCCGGCCCACATCGTGCGAGGGTACGCCAAAACCCGCGTCATTACTGGCTGTACCCCCCTGTACCCCCTGTACCCCCTCGATTTTATGACTACAAAAGTGCGTCAGGGTCGATAGGATAAAGTTTGCGTTTCATGCCGTCGATCCGTAATTGATGCGCGCGCCGTCCATCGCCTCCCGCCTCCGGCAGCGCCCCGGCAGCCTGTAGCGCCGTCAGGCCGCGCTTGAAGTCGAAACCTTTCAGCGCCGTGCGCATCCCATCGCTAGTAAACAGGTAGCACCGACCCTCGGCAGGGTCGTCCCGCCACCAGCCTGCCCGGTCGATGGTCTTTCCCGGGTGGGTCGCATCAGCATCAGAAAATCGGCTATCCCCATGCCGATCGATAAAGTCGGCCACGGCCTGCAAGATTCGCTGATGCTCGTCGGGGGTCCGCCCCGTCCCTGAGGCGCGGTATGATCGCCACGCCTCGTAGGCGATGCGCGCCGCCTCCCCCGCCGCGCCCGTAGGCCACCCCGTCAGTCCATACTCCATCGCCACCTCCACAGCCAGTCCGACCAAAACGAACCGGGCGAGCGCCCGCTTTTCCTGCCCGTGCTCGGGCGGGTCCGGCCAAGTCGCCTGGATCTCGTCGAGCATCGCGCAGAAGTCGCGCGGGTCACGGGTCAGCCGGTCCAGGTAGACGCGCCCGGCATGTCCGTGGTGCAGGAGCGCCGCGCGTTTGAGTGCGTCGCTGAATGCAGATCCGCTGGCCGCGCCGTGCAGATCGTCCCATGCGCCATACCGTCCGCGTGCGGGTACGTCCAGCAGCCGGACGGCCTGTCCCGCCTTGATCCGGCCGCCCGCCTCGTGGATGGCGGTCTCGATTGTGTGTTCGCCGCTCGAGACGGCGACGCACCGCCACCGGTCGACGCGGCGCGCCGCTCCGCCCCGGTCCGCCCGTTGTTTACCTATTCCGTTGGCTATTCCGTTGGCTATTGCGTAGACGACTTTCCCCACGTCTCGCGGATCGTCTACCTGCCCGATCTCATCCAGCGCCAGCAAGCAATCATTATGAATCGCCGGCCGCGGCAATCAGGCCGTTTGCGGTTGCGTTCCAGCTACGCATGTATTCTTTTGACCCCCATACCGAGCATGCCGCTACGACTGCGGTCGTCTTGCCCGTTGCGCTGTCGCCGACGAGGTGTATCCCGCCGCTCTCGCCGTGACACCGCGCCAGCAGCGGCCCGCCGAACCCGGCCGAGATCGCCACCAACAGCACGGGGTTACCCCACCGCGCGCGCGGCGATCTCGTCACGCCAACCGTCCAGCGTGCCGGCTACCGTGTACGCGTCGTGCTGACGTACACCGCTCTGATAGATGACATCAGCCGCGTCCGGCCCGATCACCACATCTGGCAGCACGAACGACCCGTTACACCACCCGGTCTGCAGGGCGCAGTGGACATGCCGGGTCGGATGCACATGCTGGAGGTAGGCTGGGAGCATGCGCCGCGCCTGTTGCGGTTCGAGCTCGACACCCATGGCCAGCAACTCGCCGCGAAGTTCCGCGCCATCGGCGCGTAGCAGCTCCATCGGCATCCCCCATTCCCGCCACCGTCCGAGCGGGTTCAGAAACCGAAGCAGCCTCCCGAAGTTGTTCTCTTGGTGGTCGAAAGTCAGCGCGTCAATATGGACCGGAGAGCAGATCCACGTCTGGACCGGGTGCTGTCCGTCTTCGTGATGCTCCATCGCGCAGTAATACACACCCGCCGGGTACTGGCGTCCGCGTAACTCTGTGGCCGCATCCAACACGACGTAGCACGGCCTCGCATCAAGTTCGGGGAACTCGACCTGCTGCGCCGCCTCGACGAGGAACCCAGGTCCCGCCGCGATCCGCGCCGCGGCCTCGACGGCGAACCCCTCCTCGTGCGCGTCCGCCGCGTCCCATTTCTCGGGGAGCGTTTCACGCTCGGTCCCTTCCGGCAGCCGGCGGAACCCGTCCGGGTCGATCACCGCGACTCGAGCAGCGCCCGCTTCGAACACGAGCCGGACCACCGCTCTCGCGTAGCCCTGTCCGGCCTTGTCATGATCCGGCCAGATCCATATCGTGCGTTTGACCAGTGGCGACCAGTCGGCGTGCTGAGGAGACTGCGCGCCGTTCGGTGGCGTAGTTGCTACATGGAGAGGAAATAGTTCCTGACAGGCATCGGCGGCCTTTTCCCCTTCGGTTACGATGACCGTCGCATCGGGATGTGCGGCCAGCCGGTTCAGCGCGTACAGCGGACGGGGTGCGGGTAGCGCCTTCCACTGCCAGGCAGTTTTATCCGTCTCGCCGTGGCGACAGTAGGACAGCGGCCGGGTTTGCTTGCCCGCGCCGTTTCGCGCCTCGAACCGGTATACGAGGGTCAGTACCGCGCCGTCCGCGTCACGGTAGGCCCATATCCGGCAGGGCGCCCCCAGCTTGGAGTGACGCGACTTGGGCTTCGGCGCGTCGGCCGGGACCGGAGTGATCGGGATCCATTTCTTGAGCAGGTTTTTGCCAGGCGCCCGCCGCTCGGATTCGCACAGCGGATCGAAAGGATGCGGGTCGTTCATCACCGTACCCCCAGCATGTCCGTCAGCTTGCGCGCGGCGTCGGACTGAGATATATCATGCAGGTAAGCAGCCAGCGAGATGGGGTCGCCGCCGCGATCCCCGTTGGCAAAGTCCGCCCAGCGCCCGGTGACAACATTTACGCTAAACGACCCTGGTCGGCGGTCGTCGCGACGAGGGTTTCGGGCCACCCACTCGTTTCCCTGCCGACGCCCGTCCGGCAGCCACCGCGCGAGGAGCGCCGGCAGCACCGCCAGCGCGTACGCGTCGATGGCGGGGTAGTCGGGCGGGGTGTATCGTGTGCGGCCCTGGCGGCCCGTGCTGTGAGCAGGATTGGCACGGGATATACTATCTGTCCGGTCTCTATCGTGAGTGCTGGATATCCGCTCGATTCGATTAGGTGTCACCCCCGGCCCCGTCCGGCCGGGGGTCCCCCCGCCCCGCTCAACCCTCCTCCTGTGCCGCGCGTTCCTCTTTTGTGCGCCAGTCGCCGGTTCGGACCAGCCGGTCTATCTGGTCTTCGCGATACGCAGTCGTCCTCGGCCCCAATTGGATTCCCGGCGGGTATCGACCCGACTTCACCCCGGAGTACCAGTTGGACGGGCTGACCGGGATACGATCAGGGATGATCTGGCACAGCCTCAATAATGCGGGTTTCTTCGCCTCGGCCTTGTGTGACATGTCCTGCGCTCTCCGTGATGTAACGTGGAGACGATAGGAGACATCATCCGCGCGGCGTGCGGTAGCGTCCCAGATTAGGCGCAAAGGGGTACCAGATGGGGTGGATTTGGCCAGAACCCGCGCCACAGACGGGTTTCGACGGGACACCCTAATTTTTATTTTTTTCTTTCGTTCTGCCTAAGGATGGTGACGATGCGCTTCGTACCCCGCGATCCGAGTTCCGGGTGCAGTTTGTGAACATGGTATGTCATGTTGACGGTCTTTCGATCCTCCACGCCCCGGAACAGTTTCAACCACACATCGACGGCCGCCGCCAGCTCAGGCGCATAGTTGGGGTTGGTCGGGTTCATGAAAGGCATATCCGCCGTGATGGGGTCGCGGGTAGCGTCGCCGTAGGCCACCGGGCTATGGCCGTAATTCGTGCACCAGGTTTTCACCTCCGAAGCGGTAAAAGTTTGCCGCGCGTTAACGTCTTGGTAATAAAGCCCCTTTATCTGATACGGACCTATCTCAGGCGTGTTCTCGTCGAGTAGATGTTGACGAACAAGTAACATGTCCTCACCAGCTTTAGGAAAACCATGCTGCAGACAGAACGCGCGCTTGGAATTGTCATCAAATTCGTCTTCATTGTTCAGGTCTATCCCATCAGGAGGAGGAATATTCAGCACTACATGGACCGCCTTCCAAAGCGGCAGGGCCTGCGCCCGTCCGCATCGGCGCAGCGCGGCTATATCGGAATCGGAAAGACTGGCAACCCGGTTCGTGGCGTCCTGTAGCAGGTCCTCGACGGTCGGCATCGCGCACCCCCCCTCGCAAGTGCGATCCCTTTAGAAGCACCGGGGCGATCCGCCAAGGGAGCGGATGGTCGGGAGCTACCCTAGCCCCGGCGGGTTCGATTATACGGGTAAGACCCGCGCGGTCACTTCGTTACCCTGGTAGAGATTGGCACGACGTCCGCGCCGGCGCGCAGCGTGTCCAGGTAGTTGGCCCACCGTTGCATCATCGCCCTGCGCTCGGGTAGGTGGCTCGTCCTGTTGTAGGCTCGGCCGAGCGGATCGCGGACCTGGTGGGCCAATTGGTGTTCGATCAGCTCGGGCCGTTCGTGCAGCACCTCGTCCATCAATGTGCGGGCCATAGCTCTAAATCCGTGAGGGACCATGCGCGTCTTGTCGTATCCAAGGGCCCGTAGCGCTGCCAGCACGGCATTTTCGCTCATGGGTCTATCGCGGTGTCGGGCGTTCGGGAAAAGGTACCGCCCGTTACCGGTCAGTTCGCACAGCTCCTCGAGGATCGCCGCGGCCTGGCGGGACAGCGGCACAATGTGATCCGCCTTGCCCTTCATCTTCTCGCTTGGAATGCGCCATTCGGAATGGGACAGGTCGATCTCGCACCATTCGCCGCGCCGTAGCTCTCCTGGGCGGAGGAAAACCAGGGGCGAGAGATTCAGGGCGCAGCGGGTCACGAAGTCACCCTGATACCCATCGATGACGCGAAGCAACGCCCCCACCTCTTTGGGTTCGGTGAGCGCTGGGAAATGACCCTTCTTCACGGGCGGCAGCGCCCCGCGTAGATCGACCGCCGGATTCCGTGTGTGGCGTGCCGTGGCGATGGCGTACCGGAATACGGACGAGATGTCCCGCAATGCCCGATGCGCCGTTTCCACGCTACCGCGCTCCTCGATACGGCGCACTACGGACAGAATTTCCGGGGCCTCGACTTTCTTGACGGGCTGCTTGCCCAACCAGGGGAACACGTCGCGCTCAAGCCGCCGGATGATCCGTGAGCTGTGCGAATCGGTCCATGCTGTCTTTTGCTTCTGGTACCACTCGCGGGCTATGACCTCGAAACTGTTTTCGTCGAGGACATGTGCCGCCGTCTTGCGCGCGTTCTTTGCGGCGATCGGGTCAACGCCGTCGGCAATCAGGACGCGCGCCTTGTCCCGCCGATCCCGGGCGCTCTTGAGACTCACGTCCGGATACTTTCCGAGGGTAATCTGTTTCTGCTTGGCGGCGAATCGATAATTGAAGCGCCACAACTTCCCGCCCGCAGCCGTTACCAGCAGATAAAGTCCGCGACCATCGCTGACCTTGTAGTCCTTCGACCGGGGTTTCAGCGCATTGATGCCGGCCACGTTGAGGGCATCTGTTCTCCGTGCCATTCCCGCCTCCTCGATGTTGATAGATTCCGCTACTGGGATGTTGGTAGATTTCAAAAATGATGGTAGATCGGCCAGAATCTACCACCAAAATTGATGGGGCATCCGTGGATCTGTATACACCAGCTTGGAGTAGCGAGCAACAAAAAGCCTGCAGGATTGCAGGCTTATGGGTTTTTGCGGTGTTTAGTGGAGTTCCTGAAAGTATCTATTGGTGGAGCTAGGCGGGATCGAACCGCCGACCTCTACACTGCCAGTGTAGCGCTCTCCCAGCTGAGCTATAGCCCCCGAGGTAAGTCACCCAATCTACGATACGCGCCGATGGAGTGTCAAGCCGGCGCCTCCTGCCCGGCAGCGCGCGCCTCGATATACCGGATCGCCCGATCGATGCGCGCCAGGGAACTGTCCCTGCCGAGCAGTTCCAGCGTCGCGTCGATGGACGGCGATACCGGACCGCCCGACACGGCCACCCTCAATGGTTGCGCGACCTTGCCGAGTTTCAGGTCCAGGGATTCGGCGACATCCTTCACGACCTCATGCAAGGTCTCGGCTCGCCAGTCGGAAACCTCGGCAAGGCGTTCGCGAAGTGTCCGCATCGCCTCCATTGCAATGGGTCGCAACTGCTTCTTGGCCGCACTGGCGTCGTAGTCGTCGAAGTCCTCGTAGAAATACCGGCTCTGTGCGACCAGTTCCTCCAGTGTCCGGGTCCTTTCCTTCTGGACATCGAACAGCGTCTTGCGATCCGGACCGTTGTCCGTCGAGATTCCCTGCCGGGTGAACTGGTGGTCGAGCATCTCCACACAGTCCTCGTAGTGGGCAGACCTGAGATAGTGCTGGTTCAACCATAGCAGTTTTTCCGTGTTGAACGCGGCAGCCGACTGGTTGATGTCCTCTACGTCGAACAGGGCGATCATCTCTTCCCTCGAAAAGATTTCCTGGTCGCCGTGCGACCAGCCGAGGCGCACGAGATAGTTGACCAGCGCATCCGGCAGATAGCCATCGTCGCGATACTGCATGACACTGACCGCGCCATGTCGCTTGGAGAGCTTCTTCCCGTCCTCCCCGAGGATCATCGGAATGTGGGCGTAACGCGGCGGTTCGACGCCCAGCGCGCGGAAGATATTGATCTGGCGCGGGGTGTTGTTCAGGTGGTCGTCGCCCCGAATGACGTGGGTCAGTTCCATGTCCATGTCGTCCACGACAACGGCGAAGTTGTAGGTCGGCGCCCCGTCGGCCCTGGCGATGACCAGGTCGTCGAGTTCCTCGTTGTTGAACGCGACCTTACCACGCACGATGTCGTCGACGACCACGGTCCCCGAAAGCGGATTCCTGAACCGGACGACCGGCTCCACACCTTTCCTCGGCGGCCCCGAATAGTCGCGGTAATGGCCATCGTAGCGTGGCTTCAGCTTTTTTTTAAGCTGCTCCTCGCGCAGGGCGTCGAGTTCCTCCCGCGTACAGTAACAGTAGTACGCCTTGCCCTCGTCCAGCAACCGGGTGATGACCTCCTGGTAACGTGCCATCCTCTGCGTCTGGTAGAATGGGCCCTCGTCGTAGTCCAGTCCCAACCACTCCATGCCCTGAAGAATCGCGTCGATAGAAGCCTCGGTGGAACGTTCGCGATCGGTGTCCTCAATTCGCAGGATGAATTCACCCCCCATTCGCCTGGCATAGAGCCAGGAAAACAGAGCGGTTCTGACACCGCCGATATGAAGATATCCGGTTGGGCTGGGGGCGAATCGCGTGCGTACCTTCATATCCCGGGGCTTCGCAGGGTAGATTGAGAAACGCGCCGATGGTACCAGAGCACGGCCGTGTACAACACTGGATCGAAGGGGGGCCGTTTGGAGATGGGAAGCGATTCGTCGCCGGGAGCATCGCCCGCCTCCCGAAGCGTGCCCTACTCGCA
This Gammaproteobacteria bacterium DNA region includes the following protein-coding sequences:
- a CDS encoding transcriptional regulator, encoding MSHKAEAKKPALLRLCQIIPDRIPVSPSNWYSGVKSGRYPPGIQLGPRTTAYREDQIDRLVRTGDWRTKEERAAQEEG
- a CDS encoding integrase arm-type DNA-binding domain-containing protein, with translation MARRTDALNVAGINALKPRSKDYKVSDGRGLYLLVTAAGGKLWRFNYRFAAKQKQITLGKYPDVSLKSARDRRDKARVLIADGVDPIAAKNARKTAAHVLDENSFEVIAREWYQKQKTAWTDSHSSRIIRRLERDVFPWLGKQPVKKVEAPEILSVVRRIEERGSVETAHRALRDISSVFRYAIATARHTRNPAVDLRGALPPVKKGHFPALTEPKEVGALLRVIDGYQGDFVTRCALNLSPLVFLRPGELRRGEWCEIDLSHSEWRIPSEKMKGKADHIVPLSRQAAAILEELCELTGNGRYLFPNARHRDRPMSENAVLAALRALGYDKTRMVPHGFRAMARTLMDEVLHERPELIEHQLAHQVRDPLGRAYNRTSHLPERRAMMQRWANYLDTLRAGADVVPISTRVTK
- the gltX gene encoding glutamate--tRNA ligase, translating into MKVRTRFAPSPTGYLHIGGVRTALFSWLYARRMGGEFILRIEDTDRERSTEASIDAILQGMEWLGLDYDEGPFYQTQRMARYQEVITRLLDEGKAYYCYCTREELDALREEQLKKKLKPRYDGHYRDYSGPPRKGVEPVVRFRNPLSGTVVVDDIVRGKVAFNNEELDDLVIARADGAPTYNFAVVVDDMDMELTHVIRGDDHLNNTPRQINIFRALGVEPPRYAHIPMILGEDGKKLSKRHGAVSVMQYRDDGYLPDALVNYLVRLGWSHGDQEIFSREEMIALFDVEDINQSAAAFNTEKLLWLNQHYLRSAHYEDCVEMLDHQFTRQGISTDNGPDRKTLFDVQKERTRTLEELVAQSRYFYEDFDDYDASAAKKQLRPIAMEAMRTLRERLAEVSDWRAETLHEVVKDVAESLDLKLGKVAQPLRVAVSGGPVSPSIDATLELLGRDSSLARIDRAIRYIEARAAGQEAPA